The genomic DNA taggcagattgttgttctgccAGTGTCCAGTGTAATCAGCAGATGACAGCAGACACTGAGTCCGCGGTACCTGTCACTGGGCTCCTGCCGTGTGTGATCTCAGCGGGAGCAGGTTGCCAATGgcacaccccagacccggaagtgtcagatcacgcactaggtacgtgatctgacgCAGCAGATGTACGGTGGGcggtattgctatcacaagggataaacaacTTCCCTTTGGGAAGTGTGCTGATTTTAAGGATCAGCATGAAAGCCAGAAGCATTTGCAGAAGTTCATCAAAGCAGAATCACACACCACTCTAGATGTTGTGGCCTTGCGGGGTCCCCTTCTCAAGGCAATACAGTGACCACTATGTCACCTTGAGAAAGAGATCGTAAAACGTTTGACTTATGAGACGATGCTTTAATATAACTAATAAAAAGGGATTCTAATTCTTCCAAAGTGTTGTtaacttcctattttttttttttttaatgcacagcaCCATCTATTGTGGTCACGATTTGCACTGATCTGCCTGGCTACTGTGGTCAAACAAATGAGTGCACTAAAGACAAGCCTTAGCGGAAATATATCATTTTATGTAAAATCCACCCATTCCTCTTTTATTTACTGGATACTGGTTGCAAATCAGCAACCCAGAAGTGTTAAACCTAGACAACCAGTATTTTTATGCTGTCAAAATCCTACATAAAATTTCCATCATGACTGGTGTACTTTAAACTGGTAAGGCACGTTTTGTGACATTTTCTTAcaatttctgcagatttattagtAACAGAAAAGCCTCAGTAGGTTCTTTTCTTGCACAGCATTAACAGGCTGCTCTATGGTAATCGTCATTACTAGCTTGCTAAGGTTTCCTTCATCCAGCACTCTACATTCAAGCTGACATTTAAAAGTAGACAGAGGAATGAAACTGGATTCACACATGCAATATGATAACCCTGGAACACAGCAAATCAAGGAGGGCAAACTGAAAGAATTAGTATTCTTTTACGTGAGAAAATGTTTACTTAGCCATTTAAAATGTTGACCTATCCCATTTAAAATCTAAAGTTTTTTTTAACAGCTACTAGTTTTGTTTTAGCAAAGTATGGGGAAAGCACAAAAGCTAGTAAAGTGACCAGTGCACTGTGTAAAGAAATCTATAGAAAATACAAAAAGGCCATGTAGACAATGTGCAACTTGGTCTCTTCAGAATATTCTCACCCATCAGTATATAGTGGCAGACTTCTAAAGAGTGGGGATATCCTGAAGCATGACTGAGCCATGCCCCACTCTAGCCAAGAGTATATATTTTCTCTCTCTATTTTGGAAATTCAGctttagcaagttttttttttgaggattcattGAAGTTACGATTGCCTACCCTTCCCTGTGAAAATTCTAGATGCAGGCTGTGATCCAATGCATTATCCCCAGACACGAAATGCAACTGCCATCAAATCCCTGTCGCGTGACAGTGTAATACACATCCGTAGCTGTGAATGGGCCCGTATAATGTCCTTAAAAGGCTTAATGTATGAATGCATGTATGTGAACTAGCCATTAATGAATGGcatttctacataaaaaaaaaaaaaaaaaaaaaaaaaaaaattgtatatagtaAAATGTGTGCAATTTACTGCAGGAAACGAGACAGACAAATATGAATACACCCTTAAAGCTCATGATTATGTCAGACTTATGGGATAGAAGCAGGCATCACATTAGGCACTAAAGTAGACAACAGAAAGTATTTGCTTTAGGACcagtttcacactggtccaacgtGTGCTCTCGAAGTCGGAGTGCAAGATGCATGACATGCGAAAAtcaaatggttccctatgagagctgtcttaactggtccaacttgtTTTCAATCTTATTATTTTCCATTTAATACAAATacatattcactgctttataaaaatCTCTCAAGGTTGACTGATTATGTTCTAGCTATATATTAAGACAATATCAATATTCTTTTATCATACACAGGATCACTTACATCATTTTCCTAACATTCATAACTGTttatattgcatccatttatgTTCAGGTACCAGTTCGGCCAATCGTAGAAGCTTGCCATCCACTAGGGTCTGGACTATCCTGTTTAGTCCTTTTCCATTTGAGAAAGTTTTTATAACCCCTAATGCTGGAGGAAATTCTGGTCCCATCAATTTGGATAGGCCTCCCCTTTTCAAGATTTTATCCCATATCTTTAGAGTTGATAACGTAAATAATGTTAGATCTTTCTCTGGTCTGAGCTGGGGTTTAATCCACGGTTTAAGTTGCAGTCCAATAATATCTTCTTCCAGAATTACCCATTTTTATATTCCATATTATGGTACCAGTCAATAATCCTATTTAAAAGACGCAGCTTGTAGATATTTTGTAAAATCAGGTAAAGCAAGGCCTCAGTTCTTTTTTGTCCCAATTAAAATAACTGGTCCAACTTGTGtccaaggttcctgcactactttgttttGACTGGGGCATGATTTCAGCCCACTGATCTGAAAGTAagtcatcatcttaactgatctgagTTGCAGCATGCCACTTGTACTCAGAGGATCTTGAagtggaaccccacaccaaaatttaaacaaagaaaaaaataaaaaagaataaatccatactagacccttattctagcatacagcccggcaggtcaggaaaagaacataccaggtcacatggcctcaacatgggggagggggaaggaatgcTTTGGCCTCCTCAAAGCTCTCTcatcaagggcctcttcccgacaacctgggTGGTTTAAcaaggccaccccccccccccacgtgggttacccattcaccaaaaaaaaaaaaaaaaaaaaaaaaaaaaaggaagtgtatTGTAacaagacaattcctttattaaaaaaagaacgtcccctgtcatttttaattttggcatgaggCTCAGCTATAGTCTTCCTCCTCCGAATCCCTGAGGGAAGGAAGGGTACTTGCCCCTCATCACCTGGAGTGCACAACCTCCACTGCTCTGGAGGAGGATGTCCGCAGGGTGGATGCTGGGGCTCAACCTGGACTGCCAGGCTCTGTACCAGCATGGACTTGATTGAACTTGGTGAGCTCGTAAGTTCCCGTACTGAAGAGAACAAGTCCTTTTATTGCTGGGACGTTTCCTCTTCAACCAAGTCCTTAATACAGGACCTGCACATTGCCTTCTGCCATGAATCTCTAAGGGGGTTCTTGTAGGAGAAACATTGCCTCGGACTTGGTGGATTTGAATGCTTGGGACTTTCCTAACGCTTTTTCCtgcaatgagaaaaaaaattaaactaaccTAGGACCCCTAATGTAATTTACCAACCCCTAGTGCACAGCTAGACCACCACCAGCCAGAAAGGAAACAGTGCAATCCCAACAGCACCCACCCAATCCACACTGCAGGGTCCAAGTCAAGTAACCTCTGACCATGCAGCCACAGGCTCCCGGCCGGGAGGATCCAACAAAACATAAGCCCATATGGATTAGAATAGagacacctctgtacccctcttgTCTGACTGGTGCATGGGGCGCCTGCTGCCACCGTGGCTGTTGGTCTCTACTCCATCTTTAGCAGAGAACGCAGCGGGGCACTAAGAAACCATCTAGTTTGTTTTTTCCCTGGGTGTCATCAAGTGCCAGAACCGGAGGTAGACGGACACACCCCCTAGTCTGCGTTCCAGACGCTTGGAACCACTAGCACCACCAGATATGacaaagaggggataggtatggcgctactcttaagaggtgacctacaccctctaaatacttgaggggtgtgtgtcacgggtgcatttagtgcaaaaagtgacaataaaagtgcagaaaataaattatttgtatattcacaaaaaaaaaaaaaaaaaaaatcctactgtgtaaacttcctaacatAAATACATATTATgttcaaataaaaataaacacaaccCTTGACACACACCTCAAGGATTTAGAGGGCGTAGGTTACCTCTTAAGAACAGtgtctttttcacatttcttctagacTCACCTTCGGGTGAATTTATtgagaggctgcagctcctcatttttcattttcaccataagcacggggggtctaataattttttcatcACCAGCCAGCAGGGACCCAGAACTGACATGCAGGACATGCCGCTGACCAGCAGTGgcagccaggcatgtactggccattgggactacagggagtttcccggtgggccgatggctcagtgggccgatttcagtgacagtggaccgctgcctccctccagtcctctgtccccccccccccgcagtgctcacctcctctccctggctagttatgcagcgcgcctgaatacagacatgatgctcaggagtcaacacttagaagctcatcatacgatctggaaggagggcggcctcactttcctgaggaatcttgttccattgggggggggggggcgccaaactgattctttgccccaggtgaaataatgtctagcttccccactgatactgcctataagagaaataatgtaaaaggctaatagctagtgggggggggggcttgggtggcaagccggcatgggagagacctgtcaaagtgggccagtctgggtgaagtccagggccaaatttttgtcccagtccagccctggtggcAGCCACCAGAGCAATGACAGCAAACCCCAGGCACACAGACACCGTGCCTCCTGCGGGCCCTTACATCCCCTGGAGAGACCGGGGACGCCGGGAAACACCCCCcgcctgtactgggggggggggggggggtggtagggggCAGGTGCTGGGATGGTCACTGCAAAAGAAGAAGACAGAGGTAAGCCTATACCCTCCACGTTGGAGAGAGCACAGCTCCCTGGTTCCAGAAtgcgcttccaccatggcagaggaaACAATAACTGAAGccattgtgggggggggatttaaaggctgcatgcgGTTCCAGGA from Aquarana catesbeiana isolate 2022-GZ linkage group LG04, ASM4218655v1, whole genome shotgun sequence includes the following:
- the LOC141140029 gene encoding uncharacterized protein; its protein translation is MEEWTNDQISRASQRPPHWPPKKATATWINVYFKVIFLLKRTGKAHSTKILHPKQRRQGHRWSRPADQPHDPAKIPSSSIWSKGKSVRKVPSIQIHQVRGNVSPTRTPLEIHGRRQCAGPVLRTWLKRKRPSNKRTCSLQYGNLRAHQVQSSPCWYRAWQSRLSPSIHPADILLQSSGGCALQVMRGKYPSFPQGFGGGRL